The Candidatus Hydrogenedentota bacterium genome includes a window with the following:
- a CDS encoding PHP domain-containing protein: protein MKVDIHCRTERYSPGSKIAPKELIQMAEAAGYDAVFLTDRGKVWSSRELAAMNEMCDRLRILPGIEIALPEGMDILVLGADNPVYESLTTPSEVFAQACADGYLTVIAQAGERSGKLPKFCALADAVETVTCRQPDPARTKGLHEYGASHRMAELYASEAEGLNYLNRHWVETLEPFATPQEFRHIVVARRYENRSRESAELIVPGQKAATLAELSEADMMALYIQPTLQSLNP, encoded by the coding sequence ATGAAGGTAGACATTCACTGCCGAACGGAGCGCTACTCGCCTGGCTCCAAGATTGCCCCGAAGGAACTCATCCAGATGGCAGAGGCCGCTGGCTACGATGCCGTATTCCTCACCGACCGGGGAAAGGTCTGGTCCAGCCGCGAACTGGCCGCCATGAACGAAATGTGCGACCGCCTGCGCATCCTGCCCGGAATCGAGATCGCCCTACCCGAAGGGATGGATATTCTGGTCCTGGGCGCGGACAACCCGGTGTACGAATCGCTTACGACGCCCAGCGAGGTGTTCGCACAGGCCTGCGCCGACGGTTACCTAACCGTCATCGCGCAGGCGGGCGAACGATCCGGCAAACTACCGAAATTTTGCGCACTCGCGGACGCGGTCGAGACCGTCACCTGCCGCCAGCCCGACCCCGCGCGCACCAAGGGCCTGCACGAATACGGAGCCTCCCACCGCATGGCCGAGTTGTACGCGTCGGAAGCGGAAGGGCTGAACTACCTGAACCGGCATTGGGTCGAAACCCTCGAGCCATTCGCCACACCGCAGGAATTCCGGCACATCGTCGTTGCGCGGCGCTACGAGAACCGATCGCGCGAATCGGCCGAACTCATCGTCCCCGGCCAGAAAGCCGCCACGCTCGCCGAGCTTTCCGAAGCGGACATGATGGCGCTCTACATCCAACCGACACTGCAATCGTTGAATCCGTAA